In Bacteriovorax stolpii, a single genomic region encodes these proteins:
- the fliQ gene encoding flagellar biosynthesis protein FliQ → MQFDSYTDITHQAIKVALMVSAPMLVGALIVGILVSLFQAVTQINEQTLTFIPKIIVIVAALMFFGPWMSDSLTTFTKDLILQIPNIVAER, encoded by the coding sequence ATGCAATTTGATTCATACACAGACATTACTCATCAGGCAATTAAGGTTGCACTCATGGTATCAGCTCCAATGCTGGTGGGAGCACTGATCGTGGGGATCTTAGTATCGCTTTTTCAAGCGGTGACTCAGATTAACGAGCAGACATTAACGTTCATCCCAAAGATCATCGTTATCGTAGCAGCTCTTATGTTTTTTGGACCATGGATGTCTGATTCTCTCACGACATTTACAAAAGATTTAATTTTACAGATTCCTAACATTGTAGCTGAGAGATAA
- the fliP gene encoding flagellar type III secretion system pore protein FliP (The bacterial flagellar biogenesis protein FliP forms a type III secretion system (T3SS)-type pore required for flagellar assembly.) — protein sequence MKKLLKMLALIVVPLVLPAMSFAQAAPGANNLALPGMSINFGQGVNLVDSIEVLLLFTIITLAPSILILCTSFTRILIVLSFMRQAIGTQNMPPNQLLVGFALFLSLFVMQPTGERIYNKAIQPYMAKQITTTVAIDEIVLGLRGFMQKQVRKADIGLFYDVTGKTAPQTIDDVPIHYLIPAFIISELKTSFQIGFLLYIPFLILDMVVASVLMAMGMMMLPPVVVSLPFKLLLFVLVDGWQLVTGSILRSFNQ from the coding sequence ATGAAAAAACTTTTAAAAATGCTGGCACTCATTGTAGTGCCGCTTGTCCTTCCGGCGATGAGTTTTGCTCAGGCTGCTCCGGGGGCCAATAACCTGGCACTTCCAGGGATGTCGATCAACTTCGGCCAGGGTGTAAACCTGGTAGATTCAATCGAAGTTCTTCTTCTTTTTACGATCATCACATTAGCTCCATCAATTCTTATTCTTTGTACAAGCTTTACAAGAATCCTGATTGTTCTTTCTTTCATGAGACAAGCAATCGGTACTCAAAACATGCCACCTAACCAACTCCTTGTTGGTTTTGCACTTTTTCTTTCATTGTTTGTTATGCAGCCGACAGGGGAGAGAATTTATAACAAAGCAATCCAGCCATATATGGCAAAACAAATCACAACGACTGTAGCGATTGATGAAATCGTTTTAGGTCTTCGCGGTTTTATGCAGAAGCAAGTAAGAAAAGCTGATATCGGTCTTTTTTACGATGTCACTGGAAAAACTGCTCCTCAGACAATTGATGATGTTCCGATTCACTACCTGATTCCGGCATTCATTATTTCAGAATTAAAAACATCGTTTCAGATCGGGTTCCTGCTTTATATCCCATTTTTGATTTTAGATATGGTGGTAGCTTCGGTTCTAATGGCGATGGGGATGATGATGCTTCCTCCGGTCGTTGTATCTCTTCCATTTAAACTTTTACTTTTTGTACTGGTAGATGGATGGCAACTTGTAACAGGATCGATCTTAAGATCGTTCAACCAATAG